caatactagtatatatatatatgggagaagttattatacataagtgtaatccttatgcatggtacataaatcaataacatccattagattgagcatccacatgtaataatcctaaccaatctcaactcacacactcacacctaatctcacaccccccaaatttctcacgtaccccccaaattactcgcgcacccccaaatttctcgtgcacccccccaaatttctcatgcaccccccaatttctcgcgcaccctcaaatttctagcgcaccccccaaaatttttcacgcacccccagatgacttgtgcgcccaatttttttttaaccccccatatttcaagcctaaaccattttgctgtgggaatggtttcaaaaatatacactccaaaaccattaagtgcataagatggttttgaagtacaacctataattagaatcataattgtttttttttggtacaattataatcattatttaaaaccagttaaatggtttcagatagttatacactaaaaccatttgtattgtaaaatggttttatgtgtgtttttatggtttcaaaaattctggaaaccattatgctggttaaatggtttcagatagttatacactgaaaccatttgtattgtaaaatggttttatgtgtgtttttatggttttaaaaattctggaaaccattatgttggttaaatggtttcagatagttatacactgaaaccatttgtattgtaaaatggttttatgtgtgtttatatggttttaaaaattctgaaaaccattatgttggttaaatggtttcaaatcacaattattgtttgtattctaattatagggttgtactctaaaaccatcttatacacttaatggttttggagtgcatatctctgaaaccattcccacaacaaaatggtttaggctagaaatgtggaggggaccaaaaaaataaaattggggggcaaaagtcatattgggggtgtgcgagaaatttggggggtgcatgagaaatttgggggtgcatgagaaatttgggggtgcacaagtaatttggggggtgcatgagaaatttggggtgtgctagtaatttggggggtgcacaagtaatttggggggtgcactaagtaacttatgcatggtgcataaggatagcttatgtataataaccaatccctatatatatatatatatatatatatataagcaggAGCTACAGTGCTCACGGTGAGAAATAAGGAAACATTTTATGTTGTGATGTGagcgatgatgatgatggtgccTCCTGCAGGTAGCCCAAGCGTCGCAGGATTCTACTTTTCTCTTTTGGTAAGCGTAGATTGCGGGCGGGGGAGGGAAGTGGGGGCAGACCAAAATATAAGTtacttttgtaaaaataaaaattgtcttAAATTATAAATCACTCTACAATATTAAactttaatgattttttttttcttctttctatcaTGTCCTTCATCCGATCCTTATTTATAAAAGTGTATTATTTTAGTTTAAAGAATATTTGATGTTATCTAGTTCATGATATGTAttagatattaaaaaaaaaattatattaaatactaGTAGAAGTAATTTACTGTTGTCCTacgagcttagctcagttggtaggacattgtattatactccctccgtcccgtaatataagcaaaaaaaacctctttttgatgtcccaaaatataagaaaaaacaacttttttaatactaaagttacaaaattacccttagtCATAATTCACTATTGTTTAGTTTCCCAATAAACTTTTGGGTAGTTAGCTTCTTTCAATATAACTTTTTAgctttcatcattcaaaaaactaattttttccatTAACAAGAAGTAATTATAACAAGGGTAATACGGGAAACtcaattgtttgttttgataaaatttagagtttcttaataaatgtgaaaactttttttttgcttatattccgGAACGGATGGAGtaacataattttaaatttgacaGTGCAcaaccattaatttttttttttttttgtattattttttgtcaaatggtgacatttaaaaaaaaaaaaaccacaatgCGCTTCATTTCAAATGCAGCTGGCACAATTCAATCAGCTTCCAAATAGAGCTATGTTTCTCACTTTTTGACTCAAATTTGGATAAAGGGATGATTGTGTTGGAGAGATAACAAGTACTAACGGATCATCTTGTCTACCTAATTAATTGATAACTAGGAGGAGGGTGGGCGTGGCTTGTGGTGGTGGGGAACCCCATAATTAAGCATGCATGATAAAGTGAACTCactttgtttaatttaattctcTTTTGgagattcattcattcattcttctgTTTCAATTTCATTTAAGAGAGTTTGCTATATATAAACAAGGAAGGAAGCCATGcatccatccatccatccatccatcaTGATGAACAAAGGCCGCCACGCCTTGATAGCATTCTTGGTTCCTCTTCCATCTATCATCTTCTACCTCTCattcatcaattattcaatttacACCTGCCACCCTCTCCTATTAGTCAATCTCCTTTTCTTCTTCAATGTCAATTTGCTCTTTTGGCTCATCGCTCAAATCCAATCCAGCCACTGGGTATGcatgtatatatatagtacATATTCACTCactattgtttgtttgtgttaAATTAATTATTGTCTATTGTTGCAGATGATTGACCCTTATTGGACAGTGATACCTGTGATGCTTGTACATTACTATTCATCCCACCCTTTGGCTCACTATAATTGCTGGAGGTCAAGAATCGTGATCTTGTTGACTTGGGTGTGGAGTATTAGGCTCTTCCACAACTACTTCAGAAGAGAAAACTGGCAATGGGGTGCCAGACAGGATTGGCGTTTTACTGATATGTCCCAACAATATGGGAAACATTGGTGGTGGGCTTCCTTCTTCTCCATCTACCTCCCTCATCAGCTATTGCTCATTGGATTGTCACTTCCCTTCTATGTTATCCACTCCGTTAATCAACCTTTGAGCATGTGGGACTTGCTAGCCCTACTTCTGTGTCTATCTGGCATCCTCCTAGCATATTTTGCGGATACTCAGCTTTACAATTttgtcaacaacaaaaacaagaagaagGTCCTTGAGAGTGGATTGTGGTACTATTCTCGACATCCCAATTACTTGGGTGAACAACTCTGGTGGTGGGGACTTGTTGTATTCGCTTGGAATTTGGGACATGGATGGACCTTCATAGGAGCATTGGCTAACACAATGTGTTTGGGTTATGTTACCAAGCTTGTGGAACAGAGAATGTTGAAACAACAAAACAGAGCAGAGGCATATAGGATGTATCAGAGTACAACTTCCGTATGGATCCCCTGTTTCAAGTTCAATTCATCAGCTTCTAATTTACGTCTCAAAAATAAGAATGCTTGATTCATGCATATATATGTTTGTTGGTTCGGTGATTCATTGTACTGCCATCgtctatatattatttttcttcttcattttgtgATGTTTGTTGATTATGTGACAGAGTGAGTCATGATCGGGCTTTAGCTATTACAACACATATTTATGTGTAGATATATGGTTGTGTAATCTTGGcctttacttaatttttattggtttgatTGATGAAGGAAATAGAGGAAagtaaaaaagaagagaaaatcaataaaaaaaaaagatgattatGTAGTAACATcacatgatatgatatgatatgatatgatatgatatgatatgagagaaaaagaaagaaactaatgatatatatgaaataaacaTCTGTATACAGAAAAtcacaaaaataacaaaaatgaattctgaaattaaaaagaaaatatacgATAAACAACGCTAATTCTCAAATTATGAAAACATAAAATCACCAAGAGTGGCGATTCAAatgtgaaattatttttattccaAAGTACTTTATCACTTCTTCTTCTATTCTCCTACTTGTACCAACACAAAAGACTAGGTATGGGTGAGTTATGCACCATCCAATCCAAGGTGACAACCTTTTCTTGGCAACTCCTTTGGTGCCGTCTTCCAACTAAGCGGAACTTGGATATATATCCGAGGGCTTTTTGTGGAGGAATCAAATCAAATGTGTGGGTGGGGCCAAAAAGAGTTGAAAATTGAAGATTATCTTTTTGCTAAATGCACTCTCTCTAGTCCATTTGGTATGAAATTTTTAATTGGTTCAACGTGGTGTGTATTCTCTTGGAGGATTTGTTGGTACTTCTCCAAAGTTTTTGCTCAATATAGAACAAAAAAAGGTGGGAAAGGGATCTTGCTTGTTTGGCATGCATGCGACTTTATGGGTGATATATGGTAATGGAAGGCAAGGAACGATGTAGTTTTTgttaggggtgatcgtatccgaaccaatccaaaagtaaaaccgcaaatcgaatcaaaccaaaccgaaaaccgcaaaaaccgcatttagtttggatgtatttggatgactttcttactgaaccgcaaaccgcaaaaccgcaaaccgcaaaaaccgcggataaccgcaaaaaccgcattaagttactattatatatttatattccaatatcgtaaaagaaaatatatttatattccaatatacatgcccaattaccaagtcagtcgaccaaattaatcgaacttcaagttgtttttattttttgtactgaaattttattttggtgttgtaatgttattttaaataaacaaattttatcggtaccgtgatgttattttgaaaattcaatttttttatatatttaaaattgtaagttactataatgttattttggataaataaattttgttggtactacaatgttattttggaacttcaatttttattttttttttatgcttaaaattgttcggtacaatcgttatgttttaaaccgcaccaaccgaaccgatccaaaccgcattggtttggtttggtttggtttggatgactttttaaaaatcaaccgaaccaaaccgaaccgcatgcatttttatctcgcggttaggatgacttttatgctcaaaaccgaatcaaaccgcaccgcgatcacccctagtTTTTGTGGTTAACCAAACTTCGGTGTTGGAAGTGGTTAAGCAAACTTCTTACGACTCTTGTTTCTTCCTAATTAAATACATCTTGTGTTTGATCATGGTTAccctttttattaatttttttttttaagaagctaaattagctcaTCCAAATTGGcgtcagagagaatcgaacctcagacctcaagaggagcacactcccaggtcccaagccaataccaatgcactaATCCAAGTGagtttctttttattaatatattatttgactttttaaaaaagaagaataaaaaagttataaaagtCGAACAACTATTTACTTAAAGTCTCAAAATTCTTACcactaaaattaattaattgttagtttaaaattacaaattataaatatttatcaattattattCTCTACATATTATTCTCTTAAATGAAATGTAAGATTTCTTTCATATATTTTTCTCTCCTCGGCTCCCCTCCCCTCAAACACCATTCTCTCCCATCCAAACTTCCAAATAGACGGTAGATTGTGGGAGTTTAGGTTTTCCTACTAAACCCATGTACAaccaatattatttttatttaagggTTTGTTTCGTTTaatagagagaaagagaaatattttaattatttatatgtttgatTCAAGAGAGGGAGGAAATAAGAgaggttaaattttattttatttttgtcttagatgaagtggtaaatccactgaaattaaactcacataattgTTTGTGAAAGAGGTTAAATTTTAATTGCAAATATATTTATCCTTTATTATGTTACAGAAGAGTATCATAACCTTCTGTAATGATCGatgtattttcaatttaaattaaTGAATACAtaatttgagtaaaaaaagTGTATCATAACCttcagtaaaaataaaaaagagtatCATAACCTCAGgtattagggatggcaattggATTCATACTCAATGGGTACCCACAAAAAATGTCCACAAGGTAGGATAAAATttcgcattttgggtacggagacgggtatgagtaattacccgcaaaaatgaacgggtatgggccCCATGTTGTGAAACCGAACCACACCAATAACCTTTGATGTGTaggacaaatgaattgaagcaaccaaacaaaatgaatgagcaataaatcaacaaaagctAAAACTACCAAAAGCGATAAAAACACGAataattgtttacccagttcggtccaataatgacctagtctgtgggagagctctccgttccactatgaACGATTcaacttgattacaaagattcaaccacaaagagttgcaagaatttagagttttcctaaattctaccattttcccgaatctcttcccgtgaccaagagattcaaacAATAATGATTACAAGGTGAAAGAAAAGAGATCCAAACACTAGAAATAACTCAAGATAAACCCTCTTGCTTCTAGACTTGATATTGaatcaaaaaccctaaaattccaCCTTCTCTGTCTTCCTGGCGGCTGCAAAACGTAGCAGAAAGTATATGTAGTAGGACACCCGCGCATGGCGCAGGCTGCGCATAGTGCAACTCACAGCAGCAAAACACCATTTTCCGTTTCGCATTGCGCATGGCGCAACTCTCTGTTTTCCATCCCTTGTTTTTTCTGCTTTTTCCATTTTAAAGGCAATTCCAACACCCCATacccatataatatatatttatttattttatttatattattatatagtaatatatgtatatcaattttttaaaaaatacaacactattaaactattagtaataattttgtttataattaattttcatgagtcaacactaaaatctttgaatttttattaattctattaaaatgatatgatattttataattaatcgatttatttttagcaaaaatgtgGGTAACgtgtacgggtatgggtacttgaatacccatagggtatgagcATGAGTACAAAGATTGTTACCCACACTAGTATGGAAATGAGTACGAGTATTTTTCAAACTCCGGGTATGGAAATGGGTACTATAGTATcatacccattgtcatccctatcaAGGTATTACGTAAATTAATTTACTGGCAATAAAAACATTACGCCAACAAAAAATTTAGAAGATATGCACAGTGTAATAAAAGGAGTAGCACACTATACTTACATGTAAATAATatctgataattttttttacatagacgaaatgaaaaatcaataaaaactcacacacataaagtAGAGGAATTGGGGATTGAACTCCGGTCATGGCGTCCGATattaacaatttcgacatttctgccAGTTGAACTTGGATTTGTGGacatatttgataatttttttttgacaatataataacaaagagaaataataattaaggataattttagaattttaaaataaaattaatgataattttgcgaatataataaaatataagcagtacaatttattttaaaatgtcaatttaaatatttca
This genomic interval from Trifolium pratense cultivar HEN17-A07 linkage group LG6, ARS_RC_1.1, whole genome shotgun sequence contains the following:
- the LOC123889517 gene encoding uncharacterized protein C594.04c-like translates to MHPSIHPSIMMNKGRHALIAFLVPLPSIIFYLSFINYSIYTCHPLLLVNLLFFFNVNLLFWLIAQIQSSHWMIDPYWTVIPVMLVHYYSSHPLAHYNCWRSRIVILLTWVWSIRLFHNYFRRENWQWGARQDWRFTDMSQQYGKHWWWASFFSIYLPHQLLLIGLSLPFYVIHSVNQPLSMWDLLALLLCLSGILLAYFADTQLYNFVNNKNKKKVLESGLWYYSRHPNYLGEQLWWWGLVVFAWNLGHGWTFIGALANTMCLGYVTKLVEQRMLKQQNRAEAYRMYQSTTSVWIPCFKFNSSASNLRLKNKNA